In Flavobacterium sp. WV_118_3, one DNA window encodes the following:
- a CDS encoding DUF6642 family protein: MDYDKFIYCLEAVPDSEVFRATEVYKNLEKLAAEQGIDSIYKVCDSIEGLEESLGTLLYEDHNFKNYEIIYLVMQGKGNNICLNGYYYSIEEIAELFEGKMKGKIIHFANAKILDLNDDEAQYFLDITGAKAISGYGQMHPTISSSNLDRVFFSLFEEDDNLVEIVETLHEKYYALCKLLDFRLYY; encoded by the coding sequence ATGGATTACGATAAGTTTATTTATTGTCTGGAAGCGGTTCCGGATAGCGAGGTGTTTAGGGCGACCGAAGTATATAAAAATCTCGAAAAACTAGCCGCCGAACAAGGTATAGACAGTATTTATAAAGTTTGCGATTCGATTGAAGGTCTGGAAGAGAGTTTGGGAACCTTATTGTATGAAGATCATAATTTTAAGAATTACGAGATCATCTATCTGGTCATGCAGGGGAAAGGCAACAACATCTGTTTAAACGGTTATTATTATAGCATCGAGGAAATCGCCGAACTTTTCGAAGGTAAAATGAAAGGCAAGATCATTCACTTTGCCAATGCTAAAATTCTGGATTTAAACGACGACGAGGCACAATATTTTCTGGATATTACCGGAGCAAAAGCGATTTCGGGTTACGGACAAATGCATCCTACGATTAGCAGCAGTAATCTTGACCGGGTTTTCTTTAGTTTGTTTGAAGAAGACGATAATCTGGTTGAAATTGTCGAAACCCTACACGAAAAATACTATGCCTTGTGTAAATTACTGGATTTTAGATTGTATTATTGA
- a CDS encoding sugar O-acetyltransferase, with translation MTEKEKMCSGAYYTYIDAELDAERDIAEDLVTDYNRLHPKKEVERAAIIRKLFGSTGEKFSIKQPFYCDYGYNIHIGENFFSNFNFTVLDEAEVRIGDNVLIAPNVSIYTVNHAVNIDQRNAGIEYAKPVYIGNNAWIGGNTVILQGVTIGANAIIGAGSVVTKSIPANVIAAGNPCRVIKTIPENEL, from the coding sequence ATGACTGAAAAAGAAAAAATGTGCTCCGGAGCCTACTATACCTATATTGATGCCGAACTGGATGCTGAAAGGGATATCGCCGAAGACCTTGTAACCGATTACAATCGCCTACATCCGAAAAAAGAGGTAGAACGAGCGGCTATTATTCGTAAATTGTTTGGTTCTACCGGAGAAAAATTCAGTATCAAGCAACCGTTTTATTGTGATTACGGTTATAACATCCATATCGGCGAAAACTTCTTTTCGAATTTTAATTTTACAGTTTTGGACGAAGCCGAAGTCCGCATTGGCGACAACGTACTGATTGCTCCCAATGTGAGCATTTACACCGTAAACCATGCTGTAAACATTGATCAACGCAATGCCGGAATCGAATATGCCAAACCGGTTTATATCGGAAATAATGCCTGGATTGGTGGTAATACTGTGATTTTACAAGGCGTAACGATTGGCGCGAATGCTATTATTGGTGCCGGAAGTGTCGTAACCAAAAGTATCCCGGCCAATGTGATCGCAGCCGGAAATCCGTGTCGTGTTATTAAAACCATTCCCGAAAACGAATTATAA
- a CDS encoding DUF4132 domain-containing protein, with the protein MGIFDKLKNVIKGTAVNPDYERFDGIIKKTHGEYAAANTYFYNVKVNALPTYKEEVAKWTDSDKLELVFYCIDKIKTNATDRWGGVNDKKYEDNQIRFAYIIQIFRSKLVISGADFSRVIEAIYRNEVQKKFTFQYWGLTYFINQFEKQHQDKPLDSVAKAALTFFKQKLEKDPPAYLAKEIAKMIEKIDGLLFEQTAEKSIKPVLFLGKDNFGPAANVFIAQRPEQEKPFWYELITKAQKATGSKPSKKYIDEAKTVITALGTDTFKKTVHELFTIVTNLKETVIEHKQQYGNQEYIYNEIEFLSPLNTEALKGFVWMCSIFHDQQTIQTISKMADRCFKKIPQKGQASTAVGNACLYTLANSKGLDGISQLSRLRLKIKQNSTLKIIENYIVEAANKLGVTMHEIEDLAVDDYKLKDGVRKWEIDGFTAVLEITRIGKSNLIWLKEDGKEQKTVPTVIKEKHAAQLKKIKEIQKLVDQTTSTQRDRLDRMLRSNRELELDYFKQHYLNHGLLSVVTANLIFNFINENETVQAIKIAERWVTNTGDEVNIDQYEKVTFWHPASSTTTQVKLWRDYLMEHKILQPFKQAFREIYLLTEAEVNTRTYSNRMASHILKQHQYVTLAKGRNWTARLIGAWDGGDLDTAALVLPEYNLRAEYWVNALNADDAFNDTGIWNYVTTDQIRFVDTTTNELVELINVPAIPFSETLRDVDLFVGVASVGNDPTWQDSGGLPAYRDYWQSYSFGDLSEVAKNRKEILTGLIPRLKIANVTTIEDKFVVVKGKLRTYKIHIGSTNILMEPNDQYLCIVPDRSKKDTTENVYLPFEGDNGLSVILSKAFLLAADDTITDSTITSQINR; encoded by the coding sequence ATGGGAATATTCGACAAATTAAAGAATGTGATAAAAGGCACTGCTGTGAATCCGGATTACGAACGGTTTGATGGAATCATAAAAAAGACACACGGTGAGTACGCCGCAGCGAATACCTACTTTTATAATGTCAAAGTGAATGCGTTACCTACTTATAAAGAAGAAGTAGCGAAATGGACCGACAGCGATAAACTGGAATTGGTATTCTATTGTATCGACAAGATCAAAACCAATGCAACAGACCGATGGGGTGGCGTGAATGACAAAAAATATGAAGACAATCAAATTCGTTTTGCCTATATAATACAAATTTTCCGATCAAAGTTAGTGATTAGCGGTGCTGATTTTAGCCGTGTCATTGAGGCTATTTATCGGAATGAAGTACAAAAAAAATTTACCTTTCAGTATTGGGGGCTGACTTATTTTATAAATCAGTTTGAAAAGCAACATCAAGACAAACCGCTCGATTCTGTAGCCAAAGCGGCGCTTACGTTTTTTAAGCAAAAACTGGAAAAAGATCCGCCTGCATATCTCGCCAAAGAAATAGCCAAAATGATCGAAAAAATAGACGGTTTGCTTTTTGAACAAACGGCAGAAAAAAGTATAAAACCCGTTTTATTTTTAGGAAAAGATAATTTTGGACCTGCTGCCAATGTTTTTATCGCACAGCGACCAGAACAGGAAAAGCCTTTTTGGTACGAGTTAATCACTAAAGCTCAAAAAGCGACAGGTTCCAAACCGAGCAAAAAATATATTGATGAAGCAAAGACTGTCATTACAGCTTTAGGAACCGATACCTTTAAAAAAACGGTACACGAACTTTTTACAATTGTTACCAACCTTAAGGAAACCGTAATTGAACACAAACAGCAGTATGGTAATCAGGAATATATCTACAACGAAATAGAATTTCTGAGTCCGCTGAATACAGAGGCGCTAAAAGGCTTTGTCTGGATGTGTTCCATTTTTCATGATCAACAAACCATACAAACCATCAGTAAAATGGCCGACCGCTGTTTTAAGAAGATTCCGCAAAAAGGACAGGCCTCTACTGCTGTCGGGAATGCCTGTTTGTATACATTGGCCAATTCAAAAGGATTGGATGGTATTAGTCAATTGTCGAGATTGCGTTTAAAAATTAAACAAAACAGCACCTTAAAAATCATCGAAAATTATATTGTTGAAGCGGCCAACAAACTGGGAGTAACCATGCATGAGATTGAAGATCTTGCGGTTGATGATTATAAGTTGAAAGATGGTGTACGGAAATGGGAAATCGATGGTTTTACGGCAGTTTTGGAAATTACCCGCATCGGAAAATCAAATCTGATCTGGCTCAAAGAAGACGGAAAAGAACAAAAAACGGTTCCGACGGTTATAAAGGAAAAACACGCCGCGCAACTTAAAAAGATAAAAGAAATCCAAAAACTAGTTGATCAAACTACTTCAACCCAACGCGACAGACTGGATCGGATGCTAAGAAGCAATCGCGAACTGGAGCTGGATTATTTTAAACAACATTATCTCAATCATGGGCTATTGAGCGTTGTCACAGCGAACCTTATCTTTAATTTTATAAATGAAAATGAAACGGTACAGGCAATCAAAATAGCGGAACGTTGGGTTACGAATACCGGCGATGAGGTGAACATTGATCAATACGAAAAAGTAACGTTTTGGCATCCGGCATCCAGTACGACAACACAGGTAAAACTATGGCGGGATTATCTGATGGAACACAAAATTTTGCAACCCTTTAAACAAGCCTTCCGGGAGATTTACCTGCTTACGGAAGCGGAGGTAAATACGCGTACCTATAGTAACCGAATGGCTTCCCATATCTTAAAACAGCATCAGTATGTTACCCTGGCTAAAGGTCGTAATTGGACGGCAAGGCTAATAGGAGCGTGGGATGGTGGCGATTTGGATACGGCAGCGTTGGTATTACCGGAATACAATCTGAGAGCGGAATATTGGGTGAATGCGTTAAACGCCGATGATGCTTTTAATGATACCGGTATCTGGAATTATGTGACCACCGACCAGATTCGCTTTGTTGATACAACTACAAATGAACTGGTTGAACTGATAAATGTTCCGGCCATTCCATTTTCGGAAACCTTGCGGGATGTCGATCTTTTTGTAGGAGTAGCCAGTGTGGGGAACGATCCTACATGGCAGGATTCGGGAGGATTGCCGGCGTATCGCGATTATTGGCAGTCGTACTCTTTTGGTGACCTATCGGAAGTTGCAAAAAACAGAAAAGAAATATTGACCGGTTTAATACCGCGCCTTAAAATTGCCAATGTTACGACTATTGAAGACAAGTTTGTCGTAGTAAAAGGAAAACTACGAACCTATAAGATACATATCGGAAGTACCAATATCTTGATGGAACCTAATGATCAGTATTTGTGTATCGTACCGGATAGGAGTAAAAAAGATACTACGGAAAATGTTTATTTACCTTTCGAAGGCGATAACGGTCTTTCGGTAATACTATCCAAAGCCTTTTTGCTTGCCGCCGATGATACGATCACGGATAGTACTATTACCTCGCAAATCAATCGTTGA
- a CDS encoding N-acetyltransferase family protein, with translation MSVTIRPVTESDIPEVLEIINYEILNGVSIYDYTPRTLEQQQAIILEKETKNFPFLVAVSDGAIAGFATYGDFRFKEGYRFTVEHSVYLHHEHQGKGLGKLLLEALIKIAKEQQKHTMIAVIDAENDGSIRFHQKMGFEIAGTLRESGYKFDRWLDSVFLQLFL, from the coding sequence ATGTCTGTTACCATACGTCCCGTAACCGAATCCGATATTCCGGAAGTACTGGAAATCATCAATTACGAAATCCTGAACGGTGTTTCTATTTACGATTATACACCGCGAACACTGGAACAACAACAAGCTATAATTCTCGAAAAAGAGACTAAAAACTTCCCGTTTCTGGTAGCGGTTTCCGATGGCGCAATCGCCGGTTTTGCAACCTACGGTGATTTCCGTTTTAAGGAAGGCTATCGCTTTACGGTGGAACATTCGGTTTATCTGCACCACGAACATCAGGGAAAGGGTTTGGGTAAACTATTGTTGGAAGCATTGATCAAAATCGCAAAAGAACAACAAAAGCATACCATGATTGCAGTAATTGATGCCGAAAATGATGGCAGCATCCGGTTTCATCAAAAAATGGGCTTTGAAATTGCCGGAACCCTACGGGAAAGCGGTTATAAATTCGATCGCTGGCTGGATTCGGTATTCCTGCAATTATTTTTATAA
- a CDS encoding EamA family transporter: MPSSVIKGFFLAVLAAMLWGVSGTFGQFLFQQRGINVEWLITLRMLVSGTILLLFARFGEKSDLWAIWKNKKDAIQLLIFSTTGMLAVQYTYFAAIKHSNAATATVLQYAGPVFIAIYLAAKNKKLPRPIEYLAIALAVGGTFLLVTHGNIHSLAISGTALFFGLASAVTLAIYTLQPIALLSRYKSSIIIGWGMLLGGLAFSFIKAPWSIEGQWDAQTYLYTSFIVLFGTLIPFYSYLTAVQIIGGQKASLLASAEPLSATIMAVLWLQVPFSTIDWIGSICIISTIFLLSKKSKESIST; encoded by the coding sequence ATGCCATCATCAGTTATCAAAGGTTTTTTTCTGGCTGTCTTAGCGGCCATGTTATGGGGTGTTTCCGGTACATTCGGACAATTCCTTTTTCAACAAAGAGGTATTAATGTCGAATGGTTGATCACCCTTCGAATGCTTGTATCCGGTACGATTCTGTTACTTTTTGCCCGATTTGGCGAAAAATCGGATTTATGGGCAATCTGGAAAAATAAAAAAGATGCCATTCAACTATTGATTTTTAGCACTACCGGAATGTTGGCGGTACAGTACACCTATTTTGCGGCAATCAAACATTCGAATGCGGCTACTGCTACGGTTTTACAATATGCCGGACCGGTATTTATCGCGATTTACCTGGCGGCAAAAAACAAAAAACTACCGCGTCCCATCGAATATCTGGCCATCGCTTTGGCCGTAGGCGGCACTTTTTTACTGGTAACGCATGGTAACATCCATAGTTTAGCAATATCCGGAACCGCTTTGTTTTTCGGATTGGCATCGGCTGTTACCCTTGCGATTTACACCTTACAACCGATCGCGTTATTAAGCCGGTATAAATCATCAATCATTATCGGATGGGGCATGTTATTGGGCGGACTGGCCTTTTCCTTTATAAAAGCACCATGGAGTATCGAAGGACAATGGGATGCCCAAACCTATCTTTACACCAGTTTTATTGTTCTTTTTGGAACTTTAATCCCTTTTTACAGCTACCTGACTGCCGTACAAATCATCGGTGGACAAAAAGCCAGTTTATTGGCCTCTGCCGAACCTTTATCGGCTACAATTATGGCCGTACTGTGGTTGCAGGTTCCGTTTTCTACTATTGATTGGATCGGAAGTATTTGTATTATTTCGACTATCTTTTTATTGAGTAAGAAAAGTAAGGAATCAATTTCTACCTAA
- a CDS encoding helix-turn-helix domain-containing protein, giving the protein MEKEPHAAYDCPAEALLKLLSGKYKLQVLRQALEGPVRFNTLLRMIKGANKQTISVALRELEEIGLLEKKVIQQKPLHIEYNLTEKGLSLVPIFKQLELTSE; this is encoded by the coding sequence ATGGAAAAAGAACCCCATGCGGCTTACGATTGTCCTGCTGAGGCATTGTTAAAGCTCTTATCCGGAAAATATAAATTGCAGGTACTTCGCCAGGCGCTGGAGGGACCTGTACGGTTTAACACGTTGTTACGGATGATAAAAGGCGCCAATAAGCAGACCATCTCGGTTGCCTTACGCGAATTGGAAGAAATCGGCTTACTGGAAAAGAAAGTGATTCAGCAAAAGCCGCTTCATATTGAATACAATCTAACGGAAAAAGGGCTTTCGCTCGTACCGATTTTCAAACAATTAGAATTGACTTCCGAATAA
- a CDS encoding HesA/MoeB/ThiF family protein: MLRYIQQTAVPEIGVFGQHVIGEAKVLIVGAGGLGVPVATYLAAMGVGEIGIADFDTIQETNLHRQFTYAPADIGRYKTEVLSDRLKTQNPTSKVTSHTIRLTVENAAEIIANYDLVCDCTDTVEARLLLDRVCYEGNKKLVYAAVKGWEGYVTILHGKAKIKLTDIFSEADLQFESQNTCSIAGVVSTVCGIIGCQQANEAIKILLDLESNLDGGIFCYDGKSNGIKILHLQKHDL; this comes from the coding sequence ATGTTACGGTATATCCAACAAACGGCAGTACCTGAAATCGGTGTTTTTGGTCAGCATGTAATAGGCGAGGCCAAAGTGCTGATTGTTGGCGCCGGCGGACTCGGAGTGCCGGTGGCGACCTATTTGGCCGCGATGGGAGTAGGGGAAATAGGAATTGCCGATTTTGACACCATACAGGAAACCAATTTGCACCGACAATTTACGTATGCTCCGGCGGATATCGGTCGTTATAAAACAGAAGTACTTTCGGATCGTCTTAAAACGCAAAACCCAACAAGTAAAGTGACGAGTCATACCATCCGACTGACAGTCGAAAATGCAGCGGAAATTATTGCGAACTACGATTTGGTTTGTGATTGTACCGATACTGTCGAGGCACGACTACTATTAGATCGTGTCTGTTATGAAGGAAATAAAAAACTGGTGTATGCCGCCGTTAAAGGATGGGAGGGCTATGTTACCATCTTACACGGCAAGGCAAAAATAAAGTTGACGGATATTTTTAGCGAAGCCGACTTACAGTTTGAATCACAAAACACCTGTAGTATCGCCGGTGTGGTAAGTACCGTATGCGGTATTATTGGTTGTCAGCAAGCCAATGAAGCGATAAAGATTCTATTGGATTTAGAATCCAACCTCGATGGTGGTATTTTTTGTTATGACGGAAAAAGTAACGGAATTAAAATTTTGCACCTTCAGAAACACGATCTATAA
- a CDS encoding DinB family protein, with amino-acid sequence MKNELSKQIAKHFRDLHFGGNWTSVSLKEALDGINWEQATTTIPNLNTIAVLVYHVNYYVSAVLKVLEGEPLDASDKLSFNLPPISSEAEWEALKNKTFSEAEQFATRIEQLDDTRFFEEFIESKYGNYYRNITGIIEHTHYHLGQISLIRKMLLQTVVQ; translated from the coding sequence ATGAAAAACGAACTTTCAAAACAGATAGCAAAGCATTTCCGGGACCTGCATTTTGGCGGAAACTGGACATCGGTAAGTCTTAAAGAGGCTTTAGATGGAATTAATTGGGAACAGGCAACCACAACGATACCGAATCTGAATACGATTGCTGTTTTGGTCTATCACGTGAATTACTATGTTAGTGCTGTTTTAAAAGTTTTGGAAGGCGAACCATTGGACGCCAGCGATAAATTGAGCTTTAATTTGCCGCCAATTAGTTCGGAAGCCGAATGGGAAGCGTTAAAAAACAAAACATTCTCCGAAGCGGAACAATTTGCTACCCGAATCGAACAACTGGACGACACGCGTTTTTTCGAGGAATTTATCGAATCAAAATACGGCAATTACTATCGGAATATAACCGGAATCATCGAACACACGCATTACCATTTGGGGCAGATTTCGCTGATACGGAAAATGCTACTGCAAACAGTTGTTCAATGA
- a CDS encoding glutathione peroxidase encodes MKKLLLTCSVLALFSGQIQAQNKAATASTEKLTAMNAENIYQFKVKDIEGKTFDFSKLKGKKVMVVNTASECGLTPQYEQLQKLYTAYKDKNFIIVGFPANNFGAQEPGSNKEIATFCSKNYGVTFPMMEKISVKGDDMAPLYHFLTEKSKNGYQDSQVEWNFQKYLINEKGHLVKVISPKTLPDSKEVIDWIKS; translated from the coding sequence ATGAAAAAACTACTATTGACCTGTTCCGTACTGGCACTTTTTAGTGGCCAGATTCAGGCGCAAAATAAAGCAGCAACAGCATCAACCGAAAAATTAACCGCTATGAATGCAGAAAACATTTACCAGTTTAAAGTAAAAGATATTGAAGGGAAAACCTTTGATTTTTCGAAACTAAAAGGAAAAAAAGTAATGGTAGTGAACACTGCGTCCGAATGTGGTTTAACGCCACAGTACGAGCAGTTGCAAAAGCTATACACAGCGTATAAAGACAAAAACTTTATAATCGTAGGTTTTCCGGCTAATAATTTCGGAGCACAGGAACCGGGATCGAATAAGGAAATTGCGACTTTTTGCTCGAAAAACTACGGTGTGACATTCCCGATGATGGAAAAAATATCGGTAAAAGGGGATGATATGGCGCCACTTTACCACTTTTTAACCGAAAAATCCAAAAACGGTTACCAGGATAGTCAGGTAGAATGGAATTTTCAGAAATACCTGATCAATGAAAAAGGACATTTGGTTAAAGTGATCAGCCCGAAAACACTACCGGATAGCAAAGAAGTTATCGACTGGATTAAAAGTTAA
- a CDS encoding Lrp/AsnC family transcriptional regulator: protein MENLDKFDLAILKVLQKDNLTPQRAIGENIGLSAAAVQRRIKRMRETGVISADITVVNREKVGRMITLFVAVKMESEKIELIDQTKNSFWSVPEVQQCYYVTGETDFILVIVTPSMHDYEKLTRRLFFSNPNIKSFSTSVALDIVKEGLEIPLESVK from the coding sequence TTGGAAAATCTGGATAAATTTGATTTAGCAATTTTAAAAGTGCTACAAAAAGATAATCTTACGCCGCAACGAGCGATAGGAGAGAATATCGGGTTATCGGCAGCAGCGGTACAACGACGTATCAAACGAATGCGGGAAACGGGTGTGATTTCGGCTGATATTACGGTGGTGAACCGGGAGAAGGTAGGGCGGATGATCACTTTGTTTGTTGCGGTTAAAATGGAAAGTGAAAAGATCGAACTGATTGATCAGACCAAAAACAGCTTCTGGTCGGTACCTGAAGTACAACAATGTTATTATGTAACCGGTGAAACCGATTTTATACTGGTAATCGTTACACCGTCGATGCATGACTATGAAAAACTGACCCGTAGGTTGTTTTTTAGCAATCCGAATATTAAAAGTTTCAGTACAAGTGTAGCATTAGACATTGTTAAAGAAGGATTGGAAATACCGTTGGAATCGGTTAAATAA
- a CDS encoding DUF4180 domain-containing protein: MKIVTHEVNSIRIAEVISDECIVTTPDEALQLLVDLYYQEFDKVILYAKNLHPDFFDLKTKMAGEILQKFSNYRVQLAIVGDFDQYPSKSLRDFIYECNKGRAVNFISPEQFKNMIGSEFS; encoded by the coding sequence ATGAAAATAGTAACACACGAAGTAAACAGTATCCGAATCGCGGAGGTTATTTCCGACGAATGTATTGTAACCACTCCCGACGAGGCTTTACAATTATTGGTCGATTTATATTATCAGGAGTTTGACAAGGTAATCCTGTATGCTAAAAATCTTCATCCGGATTTTTTCGACCTTAAAACCAAAATGGCCGGCGAAATCCTGCAAAAATTTTCGAACTACCGCGTACAACTCGCCATTGTCGGCGATTTTGACCAATATCCAAGCAAAAGTCTTAGGGATTTTATATACGAATGCAATAAAGGTCGGGCGGTAAACTTTATAAGTCCCGAACAATTTAAAAATATGATCGGTAGTGAATTCTCCTGA
- a CDS encoding cation-transporting P-type ATPase — MITRKSDVENSFWNLSIEEACHTFAVGPKGFEDSEVARRLKQKWSQYFKNNTNTSIFILFISQFKSPITILLIVAAILSAGLGDISDNLIILCIITVSSLPGFWQEKGAANTVKEHQKYR; from the coding sequence ATGATAACACGTAAATCTGATGTCGAAAATAGTTTTTGGAATTTAAGTATTGAAGAAGCCTGTCATACGTTCGCTGTAGGTCCAAAAGGGTTTGAAGATTCAGAGGTCGCCCGAAGATTGAAGCAAAAATGGTCCCAATACTTTAAAAATAATACCAATACTTCGATCTTTATTCTGTTTATTTCGCAGTTTAAAAGTCCTATCACCATTTTACTTATCGTTGCTGCTATATTATCTGCTGGTTTAGGAGATATCTCAGATAATTTGATCATTCTTTGTATCATAACAGTAAGCAGTCTGCCTGGCTTTTGGCAGGAAAAAGGAGCTGCAAATACTGTGAAAGAACATCAAAAGTATCGATAG
- a CDS encoding SMI1/KNR4 family protein yields the protein MIDFRIENERITVEELNEFEEETGVTLPEDYRVHMLQYNGGSPFSYYLYFGEPDDGILLFRFKSIKYGEPLVEKQDYLPENYLSIGYIEAGYLAMSLDKKEYGSIFVYYSEVELTKIAASFTAFLDGLVDYTATFE from the coding sequence ATGATTGATTTTAGAATAGAAAATGAACGTATCACAGTAGAAGAATTAAATGAGTTTGAAGAAGAAACAGGGGTAACGTTACCTGAAGATTATCGCGTTCATATGCTACAATATAATGGAGGCTCTCCTTTTAGTTATTATCTTTATTTTGGAGAACCAGACGATGGTATCCTTCTTTTCCGTTTTAAGTCTATAAAATATGGTGAGCCACTAGTAGAAAAGCAAGATTATTTACCGGAAAATTATCTTAGTATCGGTTATATAGAAGCCGGTTATTTGGCAATGTCCCTAGATAAAAAGGAATATGGAAGTATTTTTGTTTATTATTCGGAAGTCGAGTTGACAAAAATAGCAGCATCTTTTACCGCGTTTTTAGATGGTCTGGTCGATTATACTGCTACTTTTGAATAA
- a CDS encoding DsbA family protein: MKLFSLVLILIGSMSCQSQTQSKMTENKTNPLLCDPETGSCEIPSTATQGQSEAIPVGNKPIKIIYYTDPICSSCWGIEPQLRKLKLEYGSYFDIDYRMGGLLPDWSYNSGGISKPSDVAHHWHEASLHYQMPIDGAVWLEDPLDSSYPSCIAMKAAQIQDKNKAVTFMRILREKLYLEKMNIAKWDNIVLCAQLAGLDTKKLKQDYDNDAKKHFQDDLQLARQLGVRGFPTLFFSDGDGNKLTVYGSKPYTSLENALLALYPEAKKKKITNNNPLALFDHYPTLTVREYAELLDIPVSQAVVILEKYTADGTLNKKVIKTGALYLKK; this comes from the coding sequence ATGAAGCTATTCTCGTTAGTATTAATTCTGATTGGCAGTATGAGTTGTCAATCGCAAACGCAATCCAAAATGACCGAAAACAAAACCAATCCGCTACTGTGTGATCCGGAAACAGGATCCTGTGAAATACCCTCGACTGCAACACAGGGACAATCCGAAGCCATTCCTGTTGGAAACAAACCGATAAAAATAATTTATTATACCGATCCTATTTGTTCGTCCTGTTGGGGAATCGAACCACAATTACGTAAATTAAAATTAGAATACGGTTCGTATTTTGACATTGATTACCGAATGGGCGGATTGCTACCCGACTGGAGTTATAACAGCGGTGGCATTAGCAAACCCAGCGATGTGGCACACCATTGGCATGAAGCCAGTTTACACTATCAAATGCCAATCGATGGCGCTGTATGGTTGGAAGATCCATTGGATTCCTCCTATCCGTCTTGTATTGCGATGAAAGCGGCACAAATACAGGATAAAAACAAAGCGGTAACATTTATGAGAATACTGCGTGAAAAACTGTATTTAGAGAAAATGAATATCGCCAAATGGGACAATATTGTTTTATGTGCCCAACTGGCTGGTTTGGATACCAAAAAATTAAAACAGGATTATGACAATGATGCGAAAAAACATTTCCAGGACGATTTACAACTGGCGCGCCAATTGGGCGTAAGAGGATTTCCAACTTTATTTTTTTCGGACGGTGACGGCAATAAACTGACGGTTTATGGTTCGAAGCCATACACTTCTCTCGAAAATGCGCTTTTGGCCTTATATCCGGAGGCTAAAAAGAAAAAAATAACAAACAACAATCCACTAGCGTTATTTGATCATTATCCTACGCTTACCGTACGGGAATATGCCGAGCTATTGGATATACCAGTAAGCCAGGCGGTAGTTATTCTTGAAAAATATACTGCGGATGGTACTTTGAATAAAAAAGTAATCAAAACCGGTGCTTTATACCTGAAAAAGTAA